Proteins encoded by one window of Porphyrobacter sp. YT40:
- a CDS encoding pyridoxamine 5'-phosphate oxidase family protein gives MFDTLDDVLADCRNRLIRAPRDRKSPMHTPVIVTGDVDARVMVLRAFDAADWRLRLHTDTRAPKARVIAADPRVAVLFYDKGAKVQIRARGEGEIVRAGAEVDAAWAASTRFARRCYMGEGPGAASDAPTSGLPPEFEGVEPDEAQLEPARENFALLRIRVMTFDWLYLAHTGHVRAQFARVGEAWQGRWVAP, from the coding sequence ATGTTCGACACGCTCGATGATGTCCTCGCCGATTGCCGCAATCGCCTGATTCGCGCGCCCCGCGACCGCAAGTCGCCGATGCATACGCCGGTGATCGTGACCGGCGATGTGGATGCGCGGGTGATGGTGCTGCGCGCTTTCGACGCGGCCGACTGGCGGCTGCGCCTCCACACCGACACGCGCGCACCCAAGGCGCGCGTGATCGCCGCCGATCCGCGCGTCGCCGTGCTGTTCTACGACAAGGGTGCCAAGGTGCAGATCCGTGCGCGCGGCGAGGGGGAGATCGTGCGCGCGGGGGCCGAGGTCGATGCCGCATGGGCGGCCAGCACCCGCTTTGCCCGGCGCTGCTACATGGGCGAAGGGCCGGGGGCCGCGTCCGACGCGCCGACCTCGGGCCTGCCGCCGGAATTCGAAGGGGTGGAGCCCGACGAAGCGCAACTGGAGCCCGCGCGCGAAAACTTCGCGCTGCTGCGCATCCGCGTCATGACGTTCGACTGGCTCTATCTCGCGCACACCGGCCATGTCCGCGCGCAGTTTGCCCGCGTGGGCGAGGCTTGGCAGGGGCGCTGGGTCGCGCCTTAG
- a CDS encoding diguanylate cyclase, with the protein MTTGMSVPLELAGMLCAGFALLGIWAGRVLSRRALRGGTRPLRAMMTPDAMAQAIDLAAHRSASRDASQAVLRGRIDPASLNSDNRKQMRDHVAAVMRAGLRRDDRVTLAEGDGFTIILPGTDERSAVRIADRLRRRLARMPWTNLSAGPGLNARFGVAAGRHGQPVDNIAARARRALDAAWDHGNDHVVPASAIEEILLLPPPPAAAAAA; encoded by the coding sequence ATGACAACGGGCATGAGTGTGCCTTTGGAACTGGCAGGGATGCTGTGCGCAGGCTTTGCGCTGCTGGGGATATGGGCCGGCCGGGTGCTCTCCCGCAGGGCCCTCAGGGGCGGCACGCGGCCCTTGCGGGCGATGATGACACCGGACGCCATGGCGCAAGCGATCGACCTTGCCGCGCATCGCTCCGCTTCACGCGACGCCTCGCAGGCGGTGCTGCGCGGCCGGATCGATCCGGCCAGCCTCAATTCCGATAACCGCAAGCAGATGCGCGATCATGTCGCGGCGGTGATGCGCGCGGGCCTGCGGCGGGACGACCGCGTGACCTTGGCCGAGGGCGACGGCTTCACCATCATCCTGCCCGGCACCGATGAACGCAGCGCAGTGCGCATCGCCGACCGGCTGCGGCGCAGGCTCGCCCGGATGCCCTGGACGAACCTGTCGGCAGGCCCGGGCCTCAATGCGCGCTTCGGCGTCGCCGCCGGTCGCCATGGTCAGCCGGTCGACAACATCGCGGCCCGCGCGCGCCGGGCGCTCGACGCGGCGTGGGATCATGGCAACGACCACGTCGTCCCGGCGAGCGCGATCGAGGAAATCCTGCTTCTGCCGCCGCCTCCAGCGGCTGCGGCAGCGGCCTAA